The following are encoded together in the Clostridium sp. BJN0013 genome:
- a CDS encoding DNA polymerase III subunit alpha, translating into MGDKKYKWVSLHQHTEYSLLDSSAKISELVARAKELGMDSIAITDHGSMYGCVEFYKEAKAQGIKPIIGCEIYVSQKSMYVKQNNGENENYHLVLLVKNKEGYKNLMKIVSTASIEGFYYKPRVDHDYLREHSKGLIALSACMGGEVQANILKDNVKTAKEIALFYKKIFREGFYLELQYHGIEEQLKINQELISMSKELNIPLVATNDVHYIRKEDYRSHDVLLCIQTGKTVDEEQRMRYPSDEFYLKSPEQMYEIFSYVPEALENTVKIAKQCSFDYEFHNSKLPKFPLEEDIDPYEYMRELCYKGLEKRYKNIDDNLINRLEYELDIIKKMGYVDYFLIVWDFIRFATQNGIMTGPGRGSGVGSIVAYTLGITKVDPIKYNLIFERFLNPERISMPDIDSDFCYERRGEVIDYVVGKYGKNNVSQIVTFGTMAARACIRDVGRAMNYPYGEVDRIAKMIPTMPNITIDKALEINPEFKEAYEEEPRTKELIDVAKALEGLPRHTSTHAAGVVIASEPLINYVPLQKNEGNIVTQFTMNTLEELGLLKMDFLGLRTLTVLRDALTMIKENKGESIDLDNIDYDDKAVYDMIGQGKTVGVFQFESPGMTSFMKELKPDSLEDIIAGISLYRPGPMAEIPKYIKNKNNVHEINYVTPQLEHILSVTYGCMVYQEQVMQIVRDLAGYSMGRSDLVRRAMSKKKHHVMEEERRNFVYGIVDENGKVEVPGCIRNGISEKAANDIFDSMIDFASYAFNKSHAAAYAVVAFQTAYLMHYYPTEFTAAMLNSVKGDSEKVAYYIRFAKGIGIEVLPPSINESYAKFTVENGKIRFGLSAVKNVGENIIDSIVKSRLKYGKFKDLVDFCSNIEIQSINKRVVESLIKAGAFDCFGKYRSQLSLVYEKIIDSVINSRKKNIKGQISLFSQIEDSSIEIQYPSIKEFMKRDMLSMEKEMTGLYLSGHPLDEYEKTLRLQTDTKISDIIARETLEEGFIEESRVRDGDKVIVGGILSQVSRKITKNNDMMAFARLEDLYGIMEIIIFSKIFQKFKSLIYDDSIVLVKGRISIREEEQPKLICEVIEPLMRIDTEKLYILIEEQQDIRNTLKEVKPLFINFSGSVPVYLCTQKERKKFRLDRELWVKSDLELMAILKKRFGDNNVKII; encoded by the coding sequence ATGGGTGATAAAAAATACAAATGGGTAAGCTTACACCAGCATACAGAATACTCTCTCCTAGATTCTTCAGCTAAAATTTCAGAACTTGTAGCCAGAGCTAAAGAATTAGGTATGGATAGCATTGCTATAACAGATCATGGGAGTATGTATGGTTGTGTGGAATTTTATAAGGAGGCTAAAGCTCAGGGAATTAAACCCATAATAGGGTGTGAAATATATGTGTCCCAAAAGTCTATGTATGTAAAGCAAAATAATGGAGAAAATGAGAATTACCATTTAGTGCTTCTGGTAAAAAATAAAGAGGGATATAAAAATTTGATGAAAATAGTTTCCACAGCTTCTATTGAAGGATTTTATTATAAACCAAGAGTAGACCATGACTATCTAAGGGAACATAGTAAAGGATTAATAGCATTAAGTGCCTGCATGGGTGGTGAAGTACAGGCAAATATATTAAAAGATAATGTAAAAACAGCAAAAGAAATAGCTCTTTTTTATAAAAAGATATTTAGAGAAGGATTTTACCTTGAACTTCAATATCATGGTATAGAAGAACAACTAAAAATAAACCAGGAACTGATATCCATGTCCAAAGAACTCAATATTCCTTTAGTTGCAACAAATGATGTGCACTATATAAGAAAAGAGGATTATAGGTCTCATGATGTTTTGCTTTGTATACAGACAGGGAAAACTGTGGACGAAGAACAGAGGATGAGATATCCTTCAGACGAATTTTATTTAAAATCTCCAGAACAAATGTATGAAATATTCTCTTATGTGCCAGAAGCTCTGGAAAATACAGTGAAAATAGCGAAACAGTGCAGCTTTGACTATGAGTTTCACAATTCAAAACTACCTAAGTTTCCTCTTGAGGAAGACATAGACCCTTATGAATATATGAGAGAACTATGTTATAAGGGACTTGAAAAAAGATATAAAAATATAGATGACAATTTAATAAACAGACTGGAATATGAATTAGATATAATAAAGAAAATGGGATATGTAGATTATTTCTTAATAGTTTGGGATTTTATAAGATTTGCCACGCAAAATGGAATTATGACAGGACCGGGTAGGGGCAGCGGAGTTGGCTCAATAGTTGCATATACCCTTGGAATTACTAAAGTAGATCCCATAAAATATAACCTGATATTTGAGCGTTTTCTGAATCCAGAGAGAATATCCATGCCAGATATTGATAGTGATTTTTGTTATGAAAGACGAGGAGAGGTTATAGATTATGTGGTGGGAAAATATGGTAAAAACAATGTATCACAAATTGTAACATTTGGAACCATGGCCGCTAGAGCATGTATAAGAGATGTGGGAAGGGCAATGAATTATCCTTATGGAGAAGTAGATAGAATAGCTAAAATGATTCCCACAATGCCAAATATAACTATAGATAAAGCACTTGAAATCAACCCGGAATTTAAGGAAGCCTATGAAGAGGAGCCTAGAACTAAAGAGTTAATAGATGTGGCGAAGGCACTTGAAGGGCTTCCAAGACACACTTCCACCCATGCGGCAGGAGTGGTTATAGCCTCGGAACCTCTGATAAATTATGTACCCCTCCAGAAAAATGAAGGCAATATAGTAACTCAATTCACTATGAATACATTAGAGGAACTTGGTCTCTTAAAAATGGACTTTTTAGGACTTAGAACTTTGACAGTTTTAAGGGATGCCCTTACCATGATTAAAGAAAACAAGGGAGAAAGCATTGACTTAGATAACATAGATTATGATGATAAAGCAGTGTATGATATGATAGGACAGGGAAAAACTGTAGGAGTTTTTCAATTTGAATCTCCGGGAATGACCTCTTTCATGAAAGAATTGAAACCAGATTCTCTGGAGGATATAATAGCCGGAATCAGCCTTTATAGACCGGGACCTATGGCTGAAATACCAAAATATATTAAAAATAAGAATAATGTTCATGAAATTAATTATGTAACCCCACAGCTTGAACATATTTTATCCGTTACTTATGGATGCATGGTGTATCAAGAACAGGTAATGCAGATTGTAAGAGATCTGGCAGGTTATTCCATGGGAAGAAGTGATCTTGTAAGACGTGCAATGTCTAAGAAAAAGCACCATGTTATGGAAGAGGAAAGGCGTAACTTTGTATATGGCATAGTAGATGAAAATGGAAAAGTAGAAGTACCGGGATGTATAAGAAACGGCATATCTGAAAAGGCTGCCAATGATATATTTGATTCCATGATAGATTTTGCATCCTATGCATTTAACAAATCACATGCTGCCGCTTATGCCGTAGTGGCTTTTCAAACAGCATATCTAATGCATTATTATCCTACAGAATTTACAGCAGCAATGTTAAACAGTGTAAAAGGCGACAGTGAAAAGGTGGCGTATTATATAAGGTTCGCAAAAGGGATTGGAATAGAAGTATTGCCTCCTAGTATTAATGAAAGTTATGCAAAATTTACAGTGGAAAATGGTAAAATAAGATTTGGATTATCTGCTGTAAAAAATGTAGGGGAAAATATAATAGACAGCATAGTTAAGTCCAGGTTAAAGTATGGTAAATTCAAAGATTTAGTGGATTTTTGTAGTAATATAGAAATACAGTCAATAAATAAAAGGGTAGTAGAAAGCTTAATTAAGGCAGGAGCGTTTGATTGTTTTGGAAAGTATCGTTCACAATTAAGTTTAGTATATGAAAAAATAATTGATAGTGTCATAAACTCAAGAAAAAAAAATATAAAGGGGCAGATAAGTCTTTTTTCCCAGATAGAGGACAGTAGTATAGAAATACAGTATCCTTCTATAAAGGAATTCATGAAAAGAGATATGCTGTCTATGGAGAAGGAAATGACAGGTCTGTATCTTTCAGGTCATCCTTTAGATGAATACGAGAAGACCTTAAGATTACAAACAGATACTAAGATATCAGATATAATAGCTAGGGAAACATTAGAAGAAGGTTTCATAGAAGAATCTAGAGTAAGAGATGGAGATAAAGTTATAGTTGGAGGAATATTATCACAGGTATCTAGAAAAATTACTAAGAATAATGACATGATGGCTTTTGCTAGATTAGAAGACCTATATGGAATCATGGAGATAATAATATTCTCTAAAATTTTTCAGAAATTTAAAAGTTTAATTTATGATGATTCCATAGTTTTGGTAAAGGGCAGGATAAGTATTAGAGAAGAGGAGCAGCCTAAGTTAATCTGTGAAGTTATAGAGCCCCTTATGAGAATAGATACGGAAAAACTTTATATCTTAATTGAAGAACAGCAGGATATAAGAAACACCTTGAAAGAAGTTAAGCCTTTATTTATAAATTTTAGTGGAAGTGTTCCGGTGTATTTATGTACACAAAAAGAGAGAAAAAAATTCAGGTTGGACAGAGAACTGTGGGTAAAATCCGATTTAGAGCTTATGGCTATATTGAAAAAAAGATTTGGAGACAACAATGTGAAAATAATATAA